The Lycium barbarum isolate Lr01 chromosome 12, ASM1917538v2, whole genome shotgun sequence genome includes a region encoding these proteins:
- the LOC132622483 gene encoding uncharacterized protein LOC132622483, producing the protein MPPKKATAAQKGKAKVAETSRAPRVTVTRARAQTMPGITLQSEGSITPPAEPGAGPSAAPATPAPAAPAPQSGADDRTLTEVVQLQTTLVAGQAQRHGRRDDDDGRRDSLRVREFLLCGPPEFSGSKPDEDPHDFIRGMRRSVDLVRASETESVELASHRLRDVAAHWYESWELARGRGASPATWDEFEAAFLSHFLPPELRRARVDRFLQIRQRGRSVREYNLEFDSLARYAPAIVAEMADRMHRYVIGLDRYLVESCMSMASRTDMDIARLQAYAQGMEDRYRADQSTRDRDRRPPKRARFAGYSGDSRGGQPQQRQSGRQLPPPGQSTQSGGRRFDSAGPSGAGQGSRAAGPQVSRGPSQPRPPRPRCSHCGKSHPGECYRATGACFTCGGQGHFMRDCPLASGSGSVAQPTGSAAGSSSAPSVARPAGRGVPTSAGRGRGRGGVAGSSGPSNRIYALASRQDQEASPNVVTGTDIGDPPL; encoded by the exons atgcctccgaaaaaggcaacggcggcccagaagggcaaggcgaaagTGGCAGAGACTAGTCGGGCACCGAGAGTCACCGTTACCCGAGCTCGAGCTCAGACTATGCCCGGTATTACACTTCAGTCAGAGGGATCCATTACACCACCGgcagagcctggagcaggtccctCAGCAGCTCCAGCGACTCCAGCGCCCGcagctccagctcctcagtcAGGGGCGGATGACAGGACATTGACAGAGGTTGTGCAGTTACAGACTAccctggtagcgggacaggctcagAGACACGgccggagggatgatgatgatggcaggcgggacagcctgagggttcgggagttcttattatgtggccctccagagttttccgggtctaagcccgacgaggaccctcaTGACTTTATtagggggatgcgacgctcagtagatttggtcagggcttcagagaccgagtctgttgagctggcttcgcacaggctacgggatgttgctgctcactggtacgagtcttgggagctagcTAGAGGCCGGGGTGCTTCCCCAgccacttgggacgagtttgaggctgcttttctcagccactttttgcctccagagttgCGGAGGGCGAGAGTGGACAGGTTTTTGCAGATTCGACAGAGGGgccggagtgttcgtgagtataacctggagtttgattcactggcccGATATGCTCCGGCTATAGTGGCAgagatggctgaccggatgcaccgatatgtgatcgGGCTGGACCGTTACTTAGTTGAGTCCTGTATGTCGATGGCATCACGgacagatatggatatcgccAGATTACAGGCGTATGCTCAGGGGATGGAGGACAGGTACCGAGCAGATCAGTCCactagagatcgtgacaggaggccgcccaagagggctaggttcgcaggttattccggggattctcgaggcggacagcctcagcagcggcagtcaggcagacagctacctccacCCGGccagagtactcagtcaggcggtcggagatttgatagtgcgggaccgtctggggccggtcagggctccagagcggcaggtccACAGGTgtccagaggccccagccagcccagaccacctaggccccgttgttctcattgcgggaagtctcatccaggggagtgttatcgagctacaggAGCTTGTTTTAcgtgcggcggtcagggccattttatgagagattgtccgttggccagcggttccggtagtgtggctcagccgacagggtcagccgccggttcatcatctgctccatctgttgcacgccctgcagggcgaggtgtgCCGACatcggcgggacgcggtcgaggccgcggtggcgttgcaggttctagcggtccttcgaaccgcatatatgctttggccagccgccaggatcaggaggcttcgccaaacgtcgtcacag gtacagacattggtgatcccccATTGTAG